Genomic segment of Methanolobus mangrovi:
TTGGTTGCCAGTCGTTAAAGGAGTAGTCAATGCTCATCTCGAAGACAGGAATATCCGCGTCAGGATACATGTGCTTTAACACAGCCCATGATGCATGGTCCAGTCCCCATTGGTTGCTGCATTTCACCTCTGCTTTGTGTACGGATCTGCATGCTAGATCTGCTTTATCCGGTGAACCTTGACTGGGGTACTGAATTTCATATAATTCCTGGGGGAAGCCGTAAAAATCATAAATTGTCTTCGGTCTTTCATTGCACGTGACATATGTTCCATCGGTCATCCAATGGGCAGAGATCACCATTATTGCCTTAGGCCTTGGAAGCTCTTTCCCGAGTTTGACAAGGCTTTCGGTATAACTGTTGTTGCTAATGATGTTCATGGGTGAACCATGCCCTATGAATAACACAGGCATTTTATCGATTTCTGACACTTTTACACTCATAATAACCCGTTATTAACAATGGCAATGGATGTATTAATCCTTTCTTCGATATTGTATGGATATGATGTTTGATAACGACACAGCTAGTAATTTTCATGGATATTATCTGAAATAGCTTTGCTTATATGCTTTCTTTAATGGAACATGTGAAGACGGTGACTAAAAAGAAGGAAAAATGCTCATTTGAGAACAGGATATTCTTTATCGCAACGACATGTAATTGCCATGGGATACTGAATTTGCTCGAAGTGC
This window contains:
- the ygiD gene encoding 4,5-DOPA-extradiol-dioxygenase; this translates as MSEIDKMPVLFIGHGSPMNIISNNSYTESLVKLGKELPRPKAIMVISAHWMTDGTYVTCNERPKTIYDFYGFPQELYEIQYPSQGSPDKADLACRSVHKAEVKCSNQWGLDHASWAVLKHMYPDADIPVFEMSIDYSFNDWQPKMMQHHYDMAAELGELRKQGVLIIGSGNIVHNLSLIDFRNVDAKPYGWAVEFDEKVKANLLSGNHRDLIEYLNMGKTATMAVPTLDHYLPMVYAISLQEKGEPLEFIHEGFQHASISMRCFKIG